In Thermodesulfobacteriota bacterium, the genomic window CGGCCCGACACGGCGCTGGTCTCGGTGCTGCTGGCCAACAACGAGGTGGGTACGGTGAACCCGGTGGCCGAGATCGCGGCCCGTTGCCGCGAGGCGGGGGTCCCCGTCCACATCGACGCCGTGCAGGGGTGCGGTAAGATCCTAGTGGACGTGGAGGCCCTGGGAGTGGACCTCCTGAGCCTCTCGGGCCACAAGCTCTATGGCCCCCGCGGGATCGGGGCGCTCTGGGTGCGGCCCGGAACCCTGCTCCAGCCCCTCCTGGTCGGGGGCACCCAGGAGCGGGGGCTGCGGGCCGGCACCGAGCCCGTGCCTCTGGCCCACGCCCTGGGGGTTGCCGCCGAGCTGGCCTCGTCTCGGGTGGAGGCCGACGGCGCACGAATCCGGGCGCTGCGGGACCGCCTCTGGGAGGGGCTTCGCGAGGCGGTCCCGGGCGTCCGGGCCCACGGCGACCGGGAGGGCGGGCTCCCGAACACCTTGAACGTGTCGATTCCGGGGCGCGAGGCCGAAGCCCTGGTGCTGGCGCTGGACGACGCCGGCATCGCCGTGGGCACGGGTTCGGCCTGCACCACCGGCGACACCCGCCCCTCCCACGTGCTCCTCGCCATGGGTGTGCCCCCGGCCGAGGCCCGGGCGTCGATCCGCTTCAGCCTGGGGCAGGAGAATACCTCTGGAGACGTGGACACCGTCATGGAAGCGATGGCGAGGATCGCCCCCGCGTAGGGCGGGGCTTGCCCCGCCGTCTGGAGGGTCCTATGCCGCTGGTCCACCGCTACGAGATCGTGAAGGTCTTGCCCTGGAGGAGGCGGGCTACGAGGTGCCGCCGGAGTTTCTGGCGGCGTGAGACATGGCGGGGGGAGTTGCGTGGCTCCGCCGCAGCGGGCGGAGAAGGGAGGCGACCCATGCGCTTCTGGCAGTCCAAGATTTGTCGCGTATCGTCGGGGCTCGCCGTGCTCGGCATGTTCGTCCTGGTCTTCACCGCGCTGGTCTTCGGCTACACCGTGGGCCGGTGGGGCGCGGCAACCTGGGCGGCGGTGGTTCTCCTGGCCGTGTGTCTGCTGGCGTCGTGTTGTTTCGGCGGCGGCTCGGGGGGCGGGGGCGCCGGGGAGGGAAGCCCGCAGCCCTAGCCTGCCGCACCCCTTGCACCGAACCCCGCGGCCCGGGCTGCCGCCTCCCAGGAGCAAGCCATGTTCCGGACGATCCTGCTGCCCTCCGACTTGTTCGGCGTCGCCCCCGGCTTTCCCCGCTGTTTGAGCGGCGCGGCGGCCATCGGCGTCGAGACGGCGCACCTGGTTCAGGCGATTCCGCCCGTGGCCTTTGGACGGGCCGCGAGCCTGCTCCGGGGCCTGGCCCAGCCGGGCCTCGCCGAGCAGCAGGCACAGCTCGAGGCCCTGGGGCTGCGGGTGGAGATCCACACCCCTCAGGGGGAGCCGGTCTCGGTGATTCTCGACGTCGCCGAACGCGAGAATATCGGGATGATCGCGGTCTCGTCCTTTTCGGCGGGCCTCTTCGCGGAGGCATTGGTTCACCCCCTTGCCGACGCCCTCCTGCACCAGTCCGCGTTTCCCCTCCTCGGGCTGGGGTGCCGGGGCGACGCCCAGACCTGTCGCCCCCTGGATCAGGTTTTCGGCGGCCGGCTCCTCTTCGCCACGGACTTCTCCCGCTGTGCCGCCCACGCCCTCGAACGGGTCCGGGAGATCGTCGCCCGCACCGGCGCCGAGGTGGTGGCGATGCACGTGCAGGAGAGGCGCCGCATCTTCCCCTACCTGGCCGACCGTCTGGAGGAGTTCGACCGCACCGACCGGGAGCGGCTGGAGAGCCTCGGTAGGGACCTGCGGAGAGCGGGCGCCCGGACCGTGCAGCAGGAGCTGGAACTCGGCCACGCCGGCCCCGCCATCTGCGAGGCCGCCCGGCGCCTGGCCGCCACCCTGGTCGTGGTGGGCACCCGGGGCCGGGGCTGGGGCGAAGAGCTCTTCGTGGGCAGCGTGGCACAGCACGTGGCCCGGAATGCGCCGTGCCCGGTGCTGCTCGTCCCCGGAAGAAGGGAGCCGGTCTGAAACGCGCTCCGGTCCGGCGGAGCGGCACTCGGGCCGCGTTTCGCATGGGCGGATCGTGCTCGGGGACTTCGAATCGTTTCTCGCTGCTGTCGTTTTCGCTTACACTGCCTTCCTTGGGGAGGCGGCCGCCTGCGCGGGGGGATGCGCAGCGGTCCGGCCGCCCGCGGGTTTTGTGCTGCGCCGGGTCGTTCCCTGCGGCGCCTGTGATCTCGCGAGGAGACGCGTGATGATCCGACGAGTGTTTTGCGCCCTCCTGAGCTCCACCGTCGTGTGCCTCGCCGCGGTGGCGTGGGCGACCTCCGTGCCCCTGTCCCTCGACGGCTTGCCGGGTCTGCTTCCCGCGGACGAGTGCGGAGAGGGGGCCGAGCCGTGCCCGTCGCCCGACGCTTCGGCTGCAGGCGCGGAGAAGCTCCTGTCTGCCGGTGCGAAGGCCCCAGCTTTCGAGCTTTCGGACCCGGAGGGGAATCCGGTCTCGTTTCGGGGGGAGAAGAGCGGAGAGCCGGCGCTCCTCGTCTTCTGGTCGCTCTTCTGCCCGCCCTGTCGGGAGGAGATGCCGTATTTCGCAGACCTGGCGGTTCGGTATCCCCCGCCGGGTCTGCGCGTGATCGCCGTCAACCTGGACGGCGACTCCCTGGCCCGGGCGGTGTCCCAATACGCGAGGCTGCAGGACCTTCCGTTCCCCGTGGCAATGGACGAGAAGCGAAACGGAAGATTCGCTGCCGCCGGAGCCTACGGGGTCAGCGGCACCCCCGCCCTGGTGCTCATCGGCGCGGACGGCAGGGTGGTATGGAGCCACGAGGGCAGGGTGGACCCCCTGGAGTTGGAGTCCGCCGTTACCGAGGGGTTGAGGTAGAACGAGGAGCCGTCCCTCTCGGACCGCGGGCGAGCCGCTGGGAAGGGGGCGGCTCCCTGCCCCGATCTTCACGAAATCTTCACGTCGTCCTCCCTAGGATGCCGCTCCGTCCGCATCCTCCCGACGCCTGAACGGCCTCGGGAGCCCGCGCGGCACGGAGGATTCGTGAACGGCCTTTCCATCGTCCTTCCCGCCTACAACGAAGAGGGCAACATTGCTCTCCTGGCCGCCGAGTTGGCGGCCGTGGTCCGCCAGATTGCCCCCCGGTGGACCGTCGAGTGCCTGTTCGTGGACGACGGCTCGACCGACGGCACCCGAGCCGAGATCCTGGCCGCCCGCACCCGCCACCCCGAGCTCGGCATCCGGGTGATCGCGCTGGATCGCAACCGGGGTCTCACCGCGGCCATGGACGCGGGGTTCCGCGCTGCCCGCCGCGACGTCGTCGCCACCCTGGACACCGACCTCCAGAACGACCCCGCCGACCTGCCCCGTCTGCTCGCCCACCTGGACAAGGCCGACGTGGTGATCGGAGTGCGGGTGAACCGGCGCGACGGCTTCGTCAAGCGCGCCAGCTCGAAGATCGCCAACGCCATCCGCAACCGGGCTACCGGCGAAGACATCATCGACACCGGCTGCTCCCTCAAGGTGTACCGGAAGGAGTACCTCGACCGGGTCAAACTCTTCACGGGGCTCCATCGCTTCTTGCCCACGCTCTTGAAACTCGAGGGCGCCCGGGTGGTGCAGGTGCCGGTGCACCACCGGCCCCGGATCCACGGCCGAGCCAAATACCACCTCTGGAACCGGCTGGTGGGCCCGCTGCTCGACTTGTTTGCGGTGCACTGGATGCAAACGCGCCACCTGGGCTACCGCTGGGAGGAGCTCCGATGACCGTCGACCCCTGGCTGGTGCTCGGCCTCGGCGCCCAGGGCCTCTTCACCGGACGGTTCCTCGTGCAGTGGGTAGCGAGCGAGCGAAAACGGCGCAGCACCATGCCCAAGGCGTTCTGGTACCTGTCCCTGGCCGGCAGCGCGCTCCTGCTGGTGTACGCGATCCATGTGCGCGACCCCGTGTTCGTCGTGGGCCAGTCTTTCGGGTTCGTGGTCTACGTGCGCAACCTAATGCTGTGGAAGAGTGAAGAGCCCCGTGCCGGGGTCGCGTGACGCGGGGGCGTCGGCCGACCCCGTTGCGCTCGAAGAGGTGCCCCGAAGAAACGCGGGTCCACCCGCGCCGCCCTGTGCCCTCCAGGCCGAAACCCACCCCGCGTCCCGACCCGAGTTGGAGCGGTTTGGGCGCTTTCTCGGCCGATACGACCTTCGCTCTGCGGGCCTCGTGGCGTTGCTTCTCGCGGCCCTGCTCAGCGGCCTTCCGGGGCAGGGGTTCTGGGGCATCCACGGGGAGGGTCGCCGCGCCGAGGTGGGGCGCGAGGTATACGAGGAAGGCCGGTGGCTCGTGCCGACCCTGCGGGGGGAGCCCTTCGTCACCAAGCCCCCGCTGCTCTACTGGGCCATTGCCGGGACCTTCCGGCTCTCCGGCGGAGTAAGCGAGTTTCGGGCCCGCCTTCCCGGGGTCGCCGCTACGGCCGGGACGCTGCTCCTGGTGATGGCCCTCGCCCGCGCCCTGGCGCTCCAACTCGCGGGCGGGGCAGGGCGGGGCTCTGGGGACTCGGGTCGTGCCGCCGAGAAGTGCGCCCGGGGGTACGGTTTGGCGGCCGGGCTTGCTTTTGCGGCCAACCCCCTGGTGCTGGGGATGGGGCGCCAGGCCGAGACGGAACCCCTGCTGCTCTTCTTCTCCACCCTGAGCGTGTACTGCTTTCTCAAGATCAGGCCCGGCCGGGATGGATCGTGGGGGGATCCGTGGCGTTTGCTGCTCGCGGTTTCCCTGACGGCGGGTTTCCTGGTCAAGGGCCCCCTGGGCTGGCTCTTCCCCCTCTTCGGCATCGGTACCTGGGAGGTGCTCTCCGGCGCGGGCGGCCGACGGCTGCGTTGGGTCGACGGCCTCTACTTCCTGCTGGCCACGGCGATCCTGGCGCTGCCGTGGTTCGCCGCCGTCGCCCAGAGGGTGCCGGGGGCCGTGGAGACCTGGCTGGGGGAATCCGTGGCCCGGCTGGACCCCGAGTTCTCGACCCACCGGGAGCCGTTCTGGTACTACGTGCCGCGCATCGCCAGCTTCGGTCCGTGGGTGGTGCTCCTGCCGGCGCTGCTGTACGGGCTTCCGGGGGCCTGGCGTCGGCGAGACGTGCAGACCCTCTGGCCTCTTCTCTGGTTCCTCGTCGGGGTCGTCTTCCTGAGCCTGGCCACGAGCAAGCGCATCCACTATATGCTCTCGCTCGCCCCCGCCTACGCCCTGGGCGTCGCCCCCCTGCTTGCCCACGGCTTCGAAGCCTCGGCGCTGCGCCGCGGCTTGGCGAGGGGTTTGCGAGCGCTACTGTGGCTCCTTCCCGCGGGGCTGCTCGCGGCGGGGCTCTATCTCGGGATGGCGCAGCGATCCCTTGGCGCCGCGCAGACGGCCATTCTGGTCCTCTGTGCCGGAGGGATGGCATGCTATCTGTGGAGCGCGCGGCGCGCCTGCCTTCCCTGGGTTCTCGCCGCCGTGATGTGCGCATCCGTTGCTGTGGCCGGGGTCGGAGTCCTGCCGGCGGTGGACGCCTACCGGTCGCCCCGGGCGTTCTTCGAGGAGGTCCGCGAGATCGTCGGGCCTTCCGCCCCGGTGTGGAACTGGCAGACCGATCGGCTCTCATCGAGCTTCTACCTGCGGCGCCACGTCCGGAACGTCGCGGACGTCGAGGCACTTCGGCAGGTCGCCCCCGAGGGGGCGTGGCTGTTCACCTCGGGCCACGGCGAGCCGTCCCTTCCCCTGGGCGCCGAGGTGGTCCACGTGAGGGAGTCGCAGGACCCGTTTCGCCCCCAACGGCGCCAGCGGTGGTTTCTGCTGCGCTGGTATCCGGAGGGAGGCGGCTGAGGCGGCTGCGCATGCTCGCCGAAGACGCAGCCCTCCGCCGTTGCGCCCATGCCTCGAGAGCTCCCCTTTCGTCCGGGCTTACGGCTCGTGCGCCCGTACCCAAGGGATAGGAGGCCGCCGTGCGACTCTTGATCGTCGAGGACGACGTTGACCTCTCGGGAGCCCTGGCTCGAGGCTTTCGGGACGAGGGATTCGCGGTGGACCAGGCCTTCGACGGGCCCGACGGGCTGCACGCGGCCTTGGGTGGGGAGCACGACCTGGTGGTGCTCGACCTCATGCTGCCCGGCTTCGACGGCTTCCGGGTACTGCGGGAGCTGCGGGAGCGGGGCAACCGCGTGCCGGTGGTGTTCCTCACCGCCCGCCACGAGGTGGAGGACCGTATCCGGGGGCTGCAACTCGGCGGCGACGATTACCTGCCCAAGCCCTTTAGTTTCGAGGAGCTCCTGGCCCGGGTGCGGGCCGTGCTGCGCCGGGCCTCGGGAGTGGCGCAAAACCGCCTCCAGTGGGGACGCCTGCATCTCGATGTCGACGCCCATCGGGCTTCCTGGGGCGACACCGACGTTCCCCTGACGCCCAAGGAGTTCCAGCTCCTCGAAGCGCTCCTCCTCCAAAAGGGCAAGGTGCTCACCCGCACCCGCCTCACACTGCACCTCTACGACGAGGCCTTCGAGAGCGACTCGAACGTGATCGACGTCCACGTGGCCCATCTGCGCCGCAAGATGCGGGCCGCCGGGGCAGACAACGTGGTGGAGACCGTGCGCGGCGTGGGCTTCCGGGTGCCGGAGCGGCCGCGATGAGCTCCATCCGCCGGCGCATCCTCCTGCCCCTCCTGCCGCTCGTGGCCCTGGCTCTGCTGGTTACCGCCGGGGGCATCTACGGCTCGGTCCGCCGGGACTTGCTGGAGGCCCTCGATCGGGAGCTCTTGGTTCTCGCTCGGAGCGTGGGAGCGGCGGTGGAAGTGGAGCCGTGGGGCGAGGTGGAGCTCGAGTTGGAACTGTTGGAGGGCCTGGGCTTCGCATCCGAAGCGGACGGCCCGTTCTACGTGATCCGCGACGCGGGTGGGGCGCTGGTGGCCGCGTCCCGCGATCCTGCTCCGGGACCTCATGCGGGCGAGGAGGAGGGCCCCTGGTTCGAGCA contains:
- a CDS encoding universal stress protein, with product MFRTILLPSDLFGVAPGFPRCLSGAAAIGVETAHLVQAIPPVAFGRAASLLRGLAQPGLAEQQAQLEALGLRVEIHTPQGEPVSVILDVAERENIGMIAVSSFSAGLFAEALVHPLADALLHQSAFPLLGLGCRGDAQTCRPLDQVFGGRLLFATDFSRCAAHALERVREIVARTGAEVVAMHVQERRRIFPYLADRLEEFDRTDRERLESLGRDLRRAGARTVQQELELGHAGPAICEAARRLAATLVVVGTRGRGWGEELFVGSVAQHVARNAPCPVLLVPGRREPV
- a CDS encoding TlpA disulfide reductase family protein; translation: MIRRVFCALLSSTVVCLAAVAWATSVPLSLDGLPGLLPADECGEGAEPCPSPDASAAGAEKLLSAGAKAPAFELSDPEGNPVSFRGEKSGEPALLVFWSLFCPPCREEMPYFADLAVRYPPPGLRVIAVNLDGDSLARAVSQYARLQDLPFPVAMDEKRNGRFAAAGAYGVSGTPALVLIGADGRVVWSHEGRVDPLELESAVTEGLR
- a CDS encoding glycosyltransferase family 2 protein; its protein translation is MNGLSIVLPAYNEEGNIALLAAELAAVVRQIAPRWTVECLFVDDGSTDGTRAEILAARTRHPELGIRVIALDRNRGLTAAMDAGFRAARRDVVATLDTDLQNDPADLPRLLAHLDKADVVIGVRVNRRDGFVKRASSKIANAIRNRATGEDIIDTGCSLKVYRKEYLDRVKLFTGLHRFLPTLLKLEGARVVQVPVHHRPRIHGRAKYHLWNRLVGPLLDLFAVHWMQTRHLGYRWEELR
- a CDS encoding lipid-A-disaccharide synthase N-terminal domain-containing protein; translation: MTVDPWLVLGLGAQGLFTGRFLVQWVASERKRRSTMPKAFWYLSLAGSALLLVYAIHVRDPVFVVGQSFGFVVYVRNLMLWKSEEPRAGVA
- a CDS encoding phospholipid carrier-dependent glycosyltransferase — translated: MALLLAALLSGLPGQGFWGIHGEGRRAEVGREVYEEGRWLVPTLRGEPFVTKPPLLYWAIAGTFRLSGGVSEFRARLPGVAATAGTLLLVMALARALALQLAGGAGRGSGDSGRAAEKCARGYGLAAGLAFAANPLVLGMGRQAETEPLLLFFSTLSVYCFLKIRPGRDGSWGDPWRLLLAVSLTAGFLVKGPLGWLFPLFGIGTWEVLSGAGGRRLRWVDGLYFLLATAILALPWFAAVAQRVPGAVETWLGESVARLDPEFSTHREPFWYYVPRIASFGPWVVLLPALLYGLPGAWRRRDVQTLWPLLWFLVGVVFLSLATSKRIHYMLSLAPAYALGVAPLLAHGFEASALRRGLARGLRALLWLLPAGLLAAGLYLGMAQRSLGAAQTAILVLCAGGMACYLWSARRACLPWVLAAVMCASVAVAGVGVLPAVDAYRSPRAFFEEVREIVGPSAPVWNWQTDRLSSSFYLRRHVRNVADVEALRQVAPEGAWLFTSGHGEPSLPLGAEVVHVRESQDPFRPQRRQRWFLLRWYPEGGG
- a CDS encoding response regulator transcription factor gives rise to the protein MRLLIVEDDVDLSGALARGFRDEGFAVDQAFDGPDGLHAALGGEHDLVVLDLMLPGFDGFRVLRELRERGNRVPVVFLTARHEVEDRIRGLQLGGDDYLPKPFSFEELLARVRAVLRRASGVAQNRLQWGRLHLDVDAHRASWGDTDVPLTPKEFQLLEALLLQKGKVLTRTRLTLHLYDEAFESDSNVIDVHVAHLRRKMRAAGADNVVETVRGVGFRVPERPR